The following is a genomic window from Solanum lycopersicum chromosome 6, SLM_r2.1.
GCAAAACCAATTTTTTCTTTGGGCTTTGACTCAAAATTGGGCTAAAGACCCAAACAAGTTTTGTGGGCCTGAAAATGTTGGCAATGCCATATAGAAGTTACAAAATGAGTCATCCATCactatatgatattattattataatatattatatgttttttatattattgtaaCATAATTTTGTACTAATAAATTTTGTTTGGTACCTTAACCAATtatagaaagaagaaaagtaaagaagtaaaaatttaGTAAAAGTTGAACATGTAAAGTACATAAACATCCATTTTTGGAGTTGCAATTTTACTAATCCTCCtcgtataattttttaacaagtTTTCTCCTTTTTGGGAATAATTAACCATATGTAAGGTTGAAAATTTGTGTGTAAAAATTGGTTTAGATCTCATGCATGCACGTATGGCTGAATTTGTTTGCCAAACAAGTTTTTTCGTTCTTCAAATTCAGACAATTCAATCACAAATTATCATTTCCAAATAAGatcaattttgaatataattttaatgtcGACAAGTTCTAACCATTAtacttaatttgtcaaaataacAACATATCTAACCTAGAAGTGAAAATAGAAAAAGCTAAAAAAAGAAGTAAGTACTTAACATTTGCCTAAAAGTTAAAGAGTATATGATATGGCTATtcgtgcaaaaaaaaaaagaatttaaattcaCCCCTACTAGGGGCTCTACACCGCTTGATAAATTAacatttaaaatacttttttcgaACGTTTATTTTacactaaatttttattaattagtgaTTCAACATCCATACATAATATCCATTCAATCATTCATTAGAACTAATCAAAACCTTATCATATGGTGATGCTACTCAATCAAAActgatttaaataaataaataaataaaatcaacgTGATTTTAgacttatataataatatataaactaaaGCACCGACCAAATTCCATGAAAATGTTTAGCCTCACTTAACTCTTACTCAACAAATTTCACATGCTATAGGGACCTAGGCCCGAAcacatatatacaaattaaataataattcttttttattcaattttggaAATCGACGTTCaatgtttaaatttttagattttttgacttaaaagaagAGTTTTTGTAGGTATCATCTGAACTTctgatttaaaaatatcatgataaaaataaaaagttcccaaaaataaaatcgTACACGTCGTTATAATTTtcagaaaaacataaaataaactagtgtcatataaaatgaaagtGACGGAATCATTTCATTAGTTAACAAGTACTACTTCAAAACATCTAATACCACTAGCTACATTAACAAGACAACcaaattaagtaattaaacAAGCTGGctaatttagttttttatgtCCAGAGAGACTCTCTCTTTACAGGATCTTGCATTATAGAACTGCTAGAGGAAGCAAAGCTGAGATATTGCTGAAGATTATTATtgaagttattgttattattattacttattcCATAGGGTGATTTATCTAATTCTTGTTCCATTAAAGTTGTTGGTAAACTGCAAGGAACAGGTTCTTGTTGCATTTGGATGCACAATATTTCTGCTTGAGCTACAGCCAACTGCATTTGTAACTGAGAAACTTGATTCTGTAGAAATGAAATGGCACCTACACATCCATAAACAGGATCTCGTACTCTTGCATTTGCTTCATACACCAAACTGCTTACTGCATCTGCTCTTTGCTGTATTGGAAGTTcctaaaaatatacaaatgtaaaccaagaaaaaaaatatatcatacgTATATATGACTAGTGGGACGGAGCCAGGATTTtcacttcaaatattaaaaaaaagaagtaaacaaCCAAAACGTGAAATAATTTTGActgaatataaatttataattttttgacgAAGGGGTTCAGTTCCCAAATTAATATAACATGAAGAAACAACTCATTTAACATTTACTTTTTGGTCATTTCAAGTTCATCTTTGGTTGTATGCATTCAATATTTGAAACTCCCTGACCAATAAAATTTAGATTCGCGCTGAGTAAGGCCAACAGGAAGTACTTTGTACTATGAGTTTTGTTATTCAATATACGGACTTGAAACCCTAGACCTAACTCGGGTTAA
Proteins encoded in this region:
- the LOC101243798 gene encoding LOB domain-containing protein 12, whose protein sequence is MGTGSSPCASCKLLRRRCAKDCIFAPYFPPDDPHKFAIVHKVFGASNISKMLQELPIQQRADAVSSLVYEANARVRDPVYGCVGAISFLQNQVSQLQMQLAVAQAEILCIQMQQEPVPCSLPTTLMEQELDKSPYGISNNNNNNFNNNLQQYLSFASSSSSIMQDPVKRESLWT